The following are from one region of the [Chlorobium] sp. 445 genome:
- a CDS encoding SAM-dependent methyltransferase, with protein sequence MRQEAEEKIDFDAFARDYDKIMANQLKGFGEESAYFAEYKVRLVKERLQKTASPLPKRILEFGCGTGRNLTFLQTYFPDAIIEGCDISSESLKVAAERAPDVELYLLQKEMPKKHYDLVFVACVFHHIAPAERASAFEQIYAMMNPGSELFIFEHNPYNPVTRHMVNTCPFDKDAILLTPGELAKRTRAAGLNLLETRYALFYPAFLKVLRPTEDYLGWLPLGGQYYVRAVK encoded by the coding sequence ATGAGACAAGAAGCTGAAGAGAAAATAGACTTCGATGCCTTTGCTAGGGACTATGACAAAATTATGGCAAATCAACTAAAAGGCTTTGGTGAAGAAAGTGCTTACTTTGCAGAATACAAAGTGCGTCTTGTCAAAGAGCGACTTCAAAAAACTGCATCGCCTTTGCCAAAGCGTATTCTTGAATTCGGTTGTGGCACTGGCAGAAATTTAACCTTTCTTCAAACCTACTTCCCTGACGCAATCATTGAAGGCTGCGATATCTCATCAGAGAGTTTGAAAGTTGCTGCAGAACGTGCGCCTGATGTTGAGCTTTACCTGTTGCAGAAAGAGATGCCAAAGAAGCACTACGACCTGGTCTTTGTCGCCTGCGTCTTTCACCACATTGCACCCGCAGAGCGCGCAAGTGCGTTTGAGCAAATCTACGCGATGATGAATCCGGGCAGCGAGCTTTTTATCTTTGAGCATAATCCTTACAACCCTGTTACACGCCACATGGTCAATACCTGTCCATTTGACAAGGATGCAATTTTGCTGACACCAGGGGAGCTGGCGAAACGCACAAGAGCCGCAGGGTTAAATTTGCTTGAGACCCGATACGCACTGTTTTATCCTGCATTTCTAAAAGTTTTGCGCCCAACCGAAGACTACCTTGGTTGGTTACCATTAGGCGGTCAATACTACGTTCGTGCAGTAAAATGA
- a CDS encoding cell wall biosynthesis glycosyltransferase, whose protein sequence is MGKVVDKAVSVLESLRLKDYEVIIIEDGSPDRTGEVADELARKYARVRVIHHEKNMGYGATLRDGFYAAKFDYVFYSDGDNQFDLEELRKFVALIPYSDIIIGYRISKQYSQWRRFTSFVYNYILRRLFDVDYMDVDCAFKLFKTELFKKIEIESKDAFIDAEIMLKARLLGYTVTEIGVKHLPRLAGVSTGAKPSVIFRTIREIYRFYKKYGKQIAASKHKGR, encoded by the coding sequence ATTGGCAAGGTGGTCGATAAAGCCGTGTCCGTGCTGGAGTCTTTAAGGCTCAAAGATTATGAAGTGATTATCATTGAAGATGGTAGCCCTGACCGCACAGGCGAAGTGGCAGATGAACTGGCACGTAAATACGCGCGCGTGAGAGTTATTCATCACGAAAAAAATATGGGCTATGGCGCAACACTGCGAGATGGATTCTATGCGGCAAAGTTCGACTACGTCTTCTACTCCGATGGCGACAACCAATTTGACTTGGAAGAACTGCGGAAGTTTGTTGCACTTATTCCATATAGCGACATTATTATCGGGTATCGCATCAGCAAGCAGTATTCACAATGGCGGCGCTTTACATCGTTTGTCTATAACTACATTCTACGGCGCTTGTTTGATGTAGACTATATGGATGTAGATTGTGCATTCAAACTCTTCAAAACCGAGCTCTTTAAGAAGATTGAAATCGAGTCCAAAGATGCATTTATTGATGCTGAAATTATGCTTAAAGCCAGACTCTTGGGCTACACGGTAACAGAAATTGGTGTTAAACACTTGCCGCGTCTTGCAGGTGTCTCTACAGGTGCAAAACCCAGCGTAATTTTCCGCACAATTCGAGAGATTTACAGGTTTTACAAAAAGTACGGCAAGCAAATTGCTGCCTCAAAACATAAAGGAAGATGA
- a CDS encoding NAD-dependent epimerase, with the protein MPQLGHCVVLGGGGFVGSHVTTALVRHGYKVSVFGKRNSRRTNLLHLLEHISLVEGDFHNERDLEHALDGAEYVFHLIGATLPATSNDNPIYDVEMNLISTLRLLKLCVARKVKKIVFVSSGGTVYGSPQYTPIDEQHPTQPICSYGITKKAIEDYLFMYYTLYGLDYTVLRLANPYGERQNTQHVQGAIAVFLRKALDNEPIEIWGDGNVVRDYVYVGDVADAFVRALETSAQKKVFNIGSGEGHSLNDLLELISTIHGRALKVKYLPPRKVDVPINVLDISRARIHLGWQPETPLHVGIKKFYDYLNAQRYAENVG; encoded by the coding sequence ATGCCGCAATTAGGGCACTGCGTCGTGTTAGGCGGCGGAGGATTTGTTGGATCACATGTAACCACAGCACTCGTCAGACATGGTTACAAAGTAAGCGTCTTCGGAAAGCGCAATTCCAGACGAACCAATCTCTTACATCTACTCGAGCACATTAGTTTAGTAGAAGGTGATTTTCACAATGAAAGGGATTTGGAGCATGCGCTCGATGGTGCGGAGTATGTCTTTCATCTCATCGGTGCTACACTTCCGGCAACTTCAAACGACAACCCGATTTACGATGTAGAAATGAATCTGATTAGTACGCTGCGGTTGCTCAAACTGTGTGTGGCGCGAAAAGTAAAGAAAATTGTATTTGTCTCTTCAGGTGGAACCGTGTATGGTTCGCCGCAATACACGCCTATAGACGAGCAGCATCCGACGCAGCCTATATGTTCGTATGGCATCACAAAGAAAGCAATTGAAGACTACCTTTTCATGTACTACACACTCTATGGATTAGACTACACGGTGCTGCGTCTTGCTAATCCATACGGTGAGCGGCAAAACACGCAGCATGTTCAGGGGGCGATTGCAGTGTTTTTGAGAAAAGCATTGGATAATGAACCCATTGAAATCTGGGGCGATGGAAATGTAGTACGGGATTATGTCTATGTCGGCGATGTTGCAGATGCATTTGTACGCGCACTTGAAACTTCCGCGCAAAAGAAAGTTTTTAATATCGGCTCAGGGGAAGGGCATTCACTAAACGACTTGCTTGAGCTTATCTCGACAATTCACGGTCGAGCGCTAAAAGTCAAATATCTGCCGCCGCGCAAAGTCGATGTGCCTATCAATGTCTTGGACATTTCACGAGCACGCATACATCTGGGCTGGCAGCCTGAGACACCGCTGCACGTGGGTATCAAAAAATTTTACGATTACCTCAACGCCCAACGCTACGCCGAGAATGTCGGATAA
- a CDS encoding ATP phosphoribosyltransferase, with amino-acid sequence MPNILKLGLPKGSLQDATLDLFAKAGFHFIVRERSYFPSIDDEELSAILIRAQEMARYVEQGAFDCGLTGKDWIIETGAQVIEVADLVYSKASMRPVRWVLAVPESSPIQSVKDLEGKRIATEVVNITKAYLAQHGVSADVEYSWGATEVKPPDLADAIVEVTETGTSLRANKLRIVETILESNTKFIANKQAWNDKWKREKIENIAMLLHGAINAMGKVGLKFNIRREDLKTLVTKLPALRNPTISPLSSEEWVAVEIIVEEKQVRQLIPELKRSGAEGIFEYEINKLIY; translated from the coding sequence ATGCCAAATATCCTCAAATTGGGTTTGCCCAAAGGTTCTTTGCAAGACGCTACGCTCGATCTCTTTGCCAAAGCAGGTTTTCACTTCATTGTGCGAGAGCGATCTTACTTTCCCTCAATTGATGATGAGGAACTTTCTGCAATTCTTATTCGAGCGCAAGAAATGGCGCGTTATGTCGAGCAAGGCGCCTTTGACTGCGGGCTCACTGGCAAAGACTGGATTATTGAGACAGGCGCACAGGTCATTGAAGTTGCTGACCTTGTCTATTCCAAAGCCTCTATGCGTCCTGTGCGTTGGGTGCTTGCTGTGCCCGAAAGTTCGCCTATTCAATCCGTAAAAGATTTGGAGGGCAAGCGCATTGCTACCGAAGTTGTCAATATCACCAAAGCGTATTTGGCACAGCATGGCGTGTCAGCGGATGTGGAATATAGTTGGGGCGCAACAGAAGTCAAGCCGCCCGATCTTGCTGATGCAATTGTAGAAGTTACGGAAACAGGCACATCGCTGCGAGCTAATAAACTTCGAATTGTGGAGACAATTTTAGAATCCAACACAAAGTTTATTGCTAATAAACAGGCATGGAACGACAAGTGGAAGCGTGAAAAAATTGAAAATATAGCGATGCTATTGCATGGCGCTATTAACGCTATGGGCAAAGTAGGCTTGAAGTTCAACATTCGCCGAGAGGATTTGAAGACCCTTGTGACCAAATTACCAGCTCTGCGCAACCCTACCATTTCGCCGCTTTCATCAGAGGAGTGGGTTGCCGTCGAAATCATTGTGGAAGAAAAACAGGTTCGTCAGCTTATTCCTGAACTTAAACGCTCTGGCGCAGAAGGTATTTTTGAGTATGAAATCAATAAGTTGATTTACTAA
- a CDS encoding arsenic-transporting ATPase, which translates to MRIIVFTGKGGVGKTSVAACTALRAAEMGYRTLIMSTDPAHSLGDSLDTELSAEPMEVVKNLHAQEVSVFSDLNNNWEVVRAHFAELMRNKGVEGVYAEEIGILPGMEELFSLSYIKQYNESGKYDLLVVDCAPTGETLRLLSLPETFGWVMKLLRNVEKYAVKPIIRPLSKMSTKIEKTVAPPEVFSAIDNLFTSTEGIIDLLGDNSKSTVRLVMNPEKMVIKESMRALTYLNLYGITVDRVIINRILPTEKDSGYLNEWKAIQHKYIDEIHAAFSPIPISKVPYFSHEVVGLDMLRLMAKEVYGDLDPLSVFFRENPIEIKKVPEGHFQMRMKLPFLSDVNMSIALQQHGDDLVIRIGDNQKTVTLPIFLAGMKSDEAYFEGQWLCVDFKPEEKLAVS; encoded by the coding sequence ATGAGAATCATCGTCTTTACAGGCAAGGGTGGCGTCGGCAAAACCTCAGTTGCCGCTTGCACGGCGTTGCGCGCCGCCGAAATGGGCTACCGCACCTTGATTATGTCCACCGATCCTGCGCACAGCTTGGGCGATTCGCTCGATACAGAACTTTCTGCTGAACCCATGGAGGTCGTCAAAAATCTGCATGCGCAGGAAGTTAGCGTGTTTAGTGACCTCAACAACAACTGGGAAGTGGTGCGCGCACATTTTGCAGAATTGATGCGCAATAAAGGCGTCGAAGGCGTCTATGCCGAAGAAATTGGTATCTTGCCCGGCATGGAAGAACTCTTCTCGCTCTCTTACATCAAGCAATACAATGAATCGGGCAAGTATGATTTGCTTGTCGTTGACTGTGCTCCGACTGGCGAAACCTTACGCCTGCTCTCTTTGCCTGAAACTTTTGGCTGGGTCATGAAATTGCTCCGCAACGTGGAAAAATACGCTGTAAAGCCGATTATTCGTCCTCTCTCAAAAATGTCTACCAAAATAGAAAAGACTGTTGCGCCGCCCGAAGTCTTTTCTGCCATCGATAACCTTTTCACATCCACTGAAGGCATCATTGATTTGCTCGGCGATAACTCCAAATCTACAGTGCGGCTTGTGATGAACCCTGAAAAGATGGTCATCAAAGAATCTATGCGCGCACTGACCTACCTCAATCTCTATGGTATTACGGTCGATCGCGTCATCATTAACCGCATTCTGCCAACCGAAAAGGATTCTGGCTACCTCAACGAATGGAAAGCCATTCAACACAAATATATTGATGAAATTCACGCAGCGTTTTCACCGATTCCAATTTCCAAAGTGCCATACTTCTCGCACGAAGTTGTCGGTCTCGATATGCTGCGCCTCATGGCAAAAGAAGTCTATGGTGACCTCGACCCACTTTCGGTCTTCTTTCGAGAGAACCCAATTGAAATTAAGAAAGTGCCAGAAGGTCACTTCCAGATGCGCATGAAACTGCCTTTCCTCTCAGACGTGAATATGTCGATTGCCTTACAGCAGCATGGCGATGACCTTGTTATCCGCATCGGCGATAATCAAAAAACTGTTACACTGCCGATCTTCCTTGCAGGCATGAAATCTGACGAAGCCTACTTCGAAGGACAATGGCTCTGCGTGGATTTCAAGCCCGAAGAAAAACTTGCGGTCAGCTAA